TACCCTTTCGCTAACAGCACTTTTTCCAGTCAGGAGGAATTTTCATGAACAGCTGCGTTTTGTTGGCGGAAATTATACAAGAGCCGCAACTACGCTATACAGCCGATAACCTGGGAGTCACGGAAATGCTGGTGCAGTTTCCCAATAGCCAACGCCTAGAAGATCCGCCAGCCACGTTGAAAGTCGTAGGTTGGGGGAATTTAGCCACAGAAATACAGCAAAACTATCACCAAGGCGATCGCGTCATCTTAGTAGGACGCTTAAGCATGAATACTGTTGATCGTCCAGAAGGCTTTAAAGAAAAACGTGCTGAATTGACAGTACAACAAATTCAGCCTGTAGGTGGTAGTTTCGATACTGATCCATTATCCTCGGCAAGCATAACTCCATCATTCACAGAAACTACCCCACGACAGCCATCCTCACCACCTGTATCTTCCCCCGGGAAAGACGCTCCTAGTTACGATTCACCGCGTCCAGCAGCTACTCCAGTTACAACTAATGTTGGCGTCATTCCCCAGGTTACAAACCCTGAACCCATACCCCAACCAACATACGAGCGAACTACTTATGCCCCAGTAAAACAGGAAGAGCCAGATCCAGATGATATTCCCTTTTAAAGTTGGTAGTCTCGTGTGTATTCAATTTGCTCACCATACTTAGCTACAAGCATTACGATTAGACATTTTCCCAAGTAGCCATCCTTCAGGATGTGCTATTTTTTTGTCTGTAAGCGCTTATACCGTTTTCAAAAATATTTGTAACATATCAATCGGCTGTACGCTCCCACTTTTTTTGATAAGCATTTACACACCTCATAGTAAATGAATACACCTGACAAATTAATTGCCATATTTGACCGTATCCGCGATGGTATTCAAGATGAGAGGGATATTTTACTACTAAGACAATGGTTGCAAAATAACAACAGTCAAAATGTTTTACAAGTAGGTAACAATATTATCAATATTGCTGACGGTAAGGATATTCATATTGGCGATCGCACTTACTATAGTACAGATGCTGAGAGTATCAAGGCTATTATTCGAGAAGTATTAACATTCATTCAGAGTATTAGTCTAGAAAAGTCGAATCAGCAAAATTCTCAAAGTTTTATTCCAGCTAATTTGTTAGCTCAAATCACCAATGAAAATGTATTAAAAACAAGTAATTCACAAACGCCAAAACTTTCCGCTCTATCCATACCAACTATTACAAAGTTCGAGTTTGAAGTCGTAAATATAGATGCTCAAGGGATAGAAGTAAAGCGTTGTTTGAAACAGGCTGAGTATTTTATAGAAAATCTAGCAGATGGCGTTGTACTGAAAATGGTTTCCATTGCTGGTGGAAAATTTCAAATGGGCGCACCTTTAGATGAATATGAATCGCTTGAAGATGAACGTCCCCAGCACATAGTCACTGTAAAACCATTTTTTATGGGTAAATATCCTATTACTCAAGCACAGTGGAGGGTTATTGCAAAGCTTCCAAAAATCAAACGTCGCCTTGAGATAGAGCCATCCTGTTTTAAGGGAGATAACTTACCAGTAGAAAGAGTTTCTTGGTATGATGCAGATGAGTTTTGTGAACGACTTTCACAAGAAACGGGGAGAAAATATCGTTTACCTAGCGAAGCTGAATGGGAATATGCTTGTCGCGCCCGAACATCAACTCCATTTCATTTTGGCAAAATAATTACTACGAATTTAGTAAATTACTCTGGACAAGATGAAAATACTAATAGTATTTATCACCAGCAGACAAGAGAGGTAGGAAGTTTTCCAGCTAATGCGTTTGGGATACATGATATGCACGGGTTAGTCTGGGAGTGGTGTGCTGATTCTG
This region of Nostoc sp. UHCC 0302 genomic DNA includes:
- a CDS encoding single-stranded DNA-binding protein, whose amino-acid sequence is MNSCVLLAEIIQEPQLRYTADNLGVTEMLVQFPNSQRLEDPPATLKVVGWGNLATEIQQNYHQGDRVILVGRLSMNTVDRPEGFKEKRAELTVQQIQPVGGSFDTDPLSSASITPSFTETTPRQPSSPPVSSPGKDAPSYDSPRPAATPVTTNVGVIPQVTNPEPIPQPTYERTTYAPVKQEEPDPDDIPF
- a CDS encoding SUMF1/EgtB/PvdO family nonheme iron enzyme, whose translation is MNTPDKLIAIFDRIRDGIQDERDILLLRQWLQNNNSQNVLQVGNNIINIADGKDIHIGDRTYYSTDAESIKAIIREVLTFIQSISLEKSNQQNSQSFIPANLLAQITNENVLKTSNSQTPKLSALSIPTITKFEFEVVNIDAQGIEVKRCLKQAEYFIENLADGVVLKMVSIAGGKFQMGAPLDEYESLEDERPQHIVTVKPFFMGKYPITQAQWRVIAKLPKIKRRLEIEPSCFKGDNLPVERVSWYDADEFCERLSQETGRKYRLPSEAEWEYACRARTSTPFHFGKIITTNLVNYSGQDENTNSIYHQQTREVGSFPANAFGIHDMHGLVWEWCADSEHEDYQGAPLDGSSWLSDGNSKYRVLRGGSWDSPRRLCRSASRFSEDATVTDKIFGFRVVCT